In a single window of the Gossypium hirsutum isolate 1008001.06 chromosome A13, Gossypium_hirsutum_v2.1, whole genome shotgun sequence genome:
- the LOC107938033 gene encoding probable 2-oxoglutarate-dependent dioxygenase AOP1, which yields MGVNAEIVVPVIEFLSSDLERGTDGWHHLCKRVREACETYGCFEVVYERVSKKVREEMFGLVKELVQVPLERKQKNASPLPYHGWVGPCSQVSLLYEGFGLGDASNYDSVKRFAQLMWPDDHPRFCDTVHTLATQMEELNKLIWLMIFESYGLGEKFESLMINYKTLVRMMKYMAPPPGEYESGLFAHTEKPVSTVICEDQVSGLEIEVKDGQWIKLSNLSPSSFVFVVGDPLKAWSNGRLKAVNHRVMMSGDKDRYSIAAFAIPGEGTIIKTPKELIDEQHPQLYKDFDFMDFFRFAFSDRAKNIESGEQLHAFASLSPPISD from the exons atGGGTGTCAATGCTGAAATTGTAGTCCCAGTCATTGAGTTCCTGTCATCGGATTTAGAGCGAGGAACTGATGGGTGGCACCATTTGTGCAAGAGGGTTCGAGAGGCTTGTGAAACTTACGGTTGTTTCGAGGTGGTGTACGAAAGGGTATCAAAGAAAGTCCGAGAGGAGATGTTCGGATTGGTGAAAGAATTGGTCCAGGTCCCATTGGAGAGGAAACAAAAGAACGCTAGTCCCTTGCCTTACCATGGCTGGGTTGGACCATGCAGTCAAGTTTCTTTGTTGTATGAAGGCTTTGGACTTGGAGATGCCTCTAATTATGACTCAGTTAAAAGATTTGCTCAACTTATGTGGCCTGATGATCACCCACGCTTttg TGACACCGTACACACATTGGCGACACAAATGGAAGAGTTGAATAAGTTGATCTGGTTAATGATATTTGAAAGTTACGGATTAGGAGAGAAATTTGAGTCACTGATGATAAACTATAAAACATTGGTGCGGATGATGAAATACATGGCCCCTCCACCAGGGGAGTATGAGAGTGGACTCTTTGCTCATACAGAAAAACCAGTTAGCACAGTAATTTGTGAGGATCAAGTTTCAGGGCTAGAAATTGAGGTCAAGGATGGCCAATGGATCAAGTTGTCTAATTTATCTCCTTCTTCCTTTGTTTTTGTGGTTGGAGATCCTCTCAAG gcATGGAGTAATGGGAGATTGAAAGCAGTAAATCATAGAGTGATGATGAGTGGCGATAAAGATCGATATTCAATAGCAGCCTTTGCCATTCCAGGTGAGGGTACCATAATTAAGACACCCAAAGAGCTTATAGATGAGCAACATCCTCAGCTTTACAAGGACTTTGATTTCATGGACTTCTTTCGTTTTGCCTTTTCGGACCGCGCAAAGAACATCGAATCCGGCGAGCAACTCCACGCCTTTGCTTCTCTCTCACCACCAATTTCCGATTAA